In Leifsonia sp. ZF2019, a genomic segment contains:
- the glgB gene encoding 1,4-alpha-glucan branching protein GlgB, with amino-acid sequence MSPIPEGAAAVDLPALDDGLLLAVATGAYHDPHAVLGQHQVNAAGVADPVTVIRTLRPLATEVFAILPTGAHLELAHLAHGIWQGVDIVGPGAYEIEARYADGSTWTADDPYRFAPTIGELDLHLIREGRHEQLWTALGAHVRDLGGVVGTAFTVWAPHARAVRLVGDFNGWDGTQHAMRTMGVAGVWELFVPGLGEGELYKFDILGRDGAWVRKIDPMAQAAETPPATASVVTVGRHEWQDGEWMRSRAERDPHAGPMSVYELHFGSWRPGLGYVEAADQLIDYVVALGYTHVEFLPLAEHPFGGSWGYQVTGYYAPTSRFGSPDDLRFLIDRLHQAGIGVIMDWVPGHFPKDDWALARFDGEAVYEHPDPRRGEHKDWGTYIFDYGNSQVRNFLVANALYWLEEFHVDGLRVDAVASMLYLDYSRNDGEWEPNIHGGRENLEAIGFLQEVTATAYKRNPGTVMIAEESTSYPGVTAPTSSGGLGFGLKWNMGWMHDSLQYMHENPMWRSYHHGELTFSFVYAWSENFLLPISHDEVVHGKGSLLGKMPGDHWQQLANVRVFLAFMWAHPGKQLLFMGQEFGQPSEWSEERGLDWWILDQPAHQGLWNLVAQLNALYRAQPALWALDNEPAGFEWIDGSDAAGNVIAFLRKDRDGSPLVAVFNFSGAPHNGYRIGLPFAGDWEELLNTDADAFGGSGVGNLGGVTAADEPWMGRPASAVLTLPPLGALWLRPRR; translated from the coding sequence ATGAGCCCGATCCCCGAAGGCGCCGCCGCCGTCGACCTGCCCGCTCTCGACGACGGCCTGCTGCTCGCCGTCGCGACCGGCGCCTACCACGACCCGCACGCCGTCCTCGGCCAGCACCAGGTGAACGCAGCGGGCGTGGCCGACCCGGTCACCGTCATCCGCACGCTCCGCCCCCTCGCGACCGAGGTGTTCGCCATCCTCCCGACCGGCGCCCACCTCGAGCTGGCGCACCTCGCCCACGGCATCTGGCAGGGCGTCGACATCGTCGGACCCGGCGCCTACGAGATCGAGGCACGCTACGCGGACGGCAGCACGTGGACGGCCGACGACCCGTATCGCTTCGCGCCCACCATCGGCGAGCTCGACCTGCACCTGATCAGGGAGGGGCGCCACGAGCAGCTGTGGACGGCGCTCGGCGCGCACGTCCGCGACCTGGGCGGCGTCGTCGGGACGGCGTTCACGGTCTGGGCGCCCCATGCCCGTGCCGTGCGTCTCGTCGGCGACTTCAACGGCTGGGACGGCACGCAGCACGCCATGCGCACGATGGGCGTCGCCGGCGTCTGGGAGCTGTTCGTGCCCGGTCTCGGCGAAGGGGAGCTCTACAAGTTCGACATCCTCGGCCGAGACGGCGCGTGGGTGCGCAAGATCGACCCGATGGCGCAGGCGGCGGAGACCCCTCCCGCGACCGCGTCCGTCGTCACGGTCGGCCGTCACGAGTGGCAGGACGGCGAGTGGATGCGCTCCCGCGCCGAGCGAGACCCGCACGCGGGGCCGATGAGCGTCTACGAGCTGCATTTCGGCAGCTGGCGGCCGGGGCTCGGTTATGTGGAGGCCGCCGACCAGCTCATCGACTACGTGGTCGCCCTGGGCTACACGCACGTGGAGTTCCTGCCGCTCGCCGAGCATCCCTTCGGCGGGTCGTGGGGCTACCAGGTCACCGGCTACTACGCGCCGACCAGCCGCTTCGGCTCCCCCGACGACCTCCGGTTCCTGATCGACCGTCTGCACCAGGCCGGGATCGGCGTGATCATGGACTGGGTGCCCGGCCACTTCCCGAAGGACGACTGGGCGCTCGCGCGTTTCGACGGCGAGGCGGTGTACGAGCACCCCGATCCCCGCCGCGGCGAGCACAAGGACTGGGGCACCTACATCTTCGACTACGGCAACTCGCAGGTGCGCAACTTCCTCGTCGCGAACGCGCTCTACTGGCTCGAGGAGTTCCACGTCGACGGGCTCCGTGTCGACGCTGTCGCCTCCATGCTCTACCTGGACTACTCACGCAACGACGGCGAGTGGGAGCCGAACATCCACGGTGGGCGCGAGAACCTCGAGGCCATCGGCTTCCTGCAGGAGGTCACCGCCACGGCGTACAAGCGCAACCCGGGGACCGTGATGATCGCCGAGGAGTCCACCAGCTACCCCGGCGTCACCGCGCCGACCTCTTCGGGAGGCCTCGGCTTCGGGCTCAAGTGGAACATGGGCTGGATGCACGACTCGCTGCAGTACATGCACGAGAACCCGATGTGGCGTTCCTACCACCACGGCGAGCTCACGTTCTCGTTCGTGTACGCCTGGAGCGAGAACTTCCTCCTGCCGATCAGCCACGACGAGGTCGTGCACGGCAAGGGCTCGCTGCTCGGCAAGATGCCGGGAGACCACTGGCAGCAGCTGGCGAACGTGCGGGTCTTCCTCGCGTTCATGTGGGCGCATCCGGGCAAGCAGCTGCTCTTCATGGGGCAGGAGTTCGGCCAGCCGTCGGAGTGGAGCGAGGAGCGCGGACTGGACTGGTGGATCCTGGACCAGCCGGCGCATCAGGGCCTCTGGAACCTGGTCGCTCAGCTCAACGCGCTCTACCGGGCGCAGCCCGCGCTCTGGGCCCTCGACAACGAGCCGGCCGGCTTCGAGTGGATCGACGGCTCGGACGCCGCAGGCAATGTGATCGCGTTCCTCCGGAAGGACCGGGACGGCTCGCCCCTGGTGGCCGTGTTCAACTTCTCCGGCGCCCCGCACAACGGCTACCGGATCGGCCTGCCCTTCGCGGGTGACTGGGAGGAGTTGCTCAACACCGACGCCGACGCGTTCGGAGGCTCGGGCGTGGGCAACCTCGGCGGAGTGACCGCGGCGGACGAGCCGTGGATGGGCCGCCCGGCGTCAGCGGTGCTCACCCTGCCGCCGCTGGGCGCCTTGTGGCTCAGGCCGCGGCGCTGA
- a CDS encoding alpha-1,4-glucan--maltose-1-phosphate maltosyltransferase, with translation MGKSAATKPAAAAAPEATVDHLPEEVTSPAAETPAAGTGGAGPVQEYVPLLTRLPILGLSPQVDEGHWAATAFRGEVVPFRATSFREGHDRIGVDLLLLDPAGVQTEHHMHPIAPGTDRWEVEVQLETEGLWRYRIQAYADDYATWKHNAEVKVPAAIDVDLMLRMGHDLLSGAAADKRRSPAERRHLGEAAKVVADTAQPVDARFAAAIDERIVRILAERPIVSLPSLSETRAVLVERTRAGVGSWYEFFPRSEGAKKLADGSWKSGTFRTAAKRLPEIAAMGFDVVYLPPIHPIGRTFRKGPNNTLDAGPNDPGSPWAIGSAEGGHDAIHPDLGTEKDFAHFLGKAKQAGLEVALDLALQASPDHPWVTEHPEWFTTLPDGTIAYAENPPKKYQDIYPINFDNDYDGLRAEVLRIVRHWMSLGVRIFRVDNPHTKPLHFWEWLIHTVNATDPDVVFLAEAFTRPALLHTLAKAGFQQSYTYFTWRNTKEELEEFLDGLAHDTADFLRPNLFVNTPDILTEYLQFGGPAAFKVRAAIAATGAPTWGVYSGYELFENVARPGAEEYIDNEKYEYRPRDYTRAQTLGRSLAPYLTMLNRTRSEHPALRQLRNLHVHGSEDDAILVYSKHLPGAFTRSGKADTVLVVANVDPHSVRETVVHLDVAALGLPVGSTFEVKDVVTGQRWTWGADNYVRLDAFTEPVHILVVKPL, from the coding sequence GTGGGAAAGAGCGCAGCGACCAAGCCGGCAGCCGCAGCGGCACCGGAGGCCACCGTCGACCACCTCCCTGAGGAGGTGACGTCACCGGCGGCGGAGACCCCCGCGGCCGGGACCGGGGGCGCCGGACCCGTCCAGGAATACGTGCCCCTGCTGACCCGGCTGCCGATCCTGGGCCTCTCGCCGCAGGTGGACGAGGGCCACTGGGCGGCGACCGCCTTCCGCGGCGAGGTCGTCCCTTTCCGCGCGACCTCGTTCCGCGAGGGGCACGACCGGATCGGCGTCGACCTCCTCCTGCTCGACCCCGCCGGGGTGCAGACCGAGCACCACATGCACCCGATCGCGCCGGGGACCGACCGGTGGGAGGTGGAGGTCCAGCTCGAGACCGAGGGCCTGTGGCGGTACCGGATCCAGGCGTACGCCGACGACTACGCCACCTGGAAGCACAACGCCGAGGTGAAGGTGCCGGCAGCCATCGACGTCGACCTGATGCTCAGGATGGGCCACGACCTGCTCTCCGGCGCGGCCGCGGACAAACGCCGCAGCCCGGCCGAGCGCCGCCACCTCGGCGAGGCCGCCAAGGTCGTCGCCGACACCGCACAGCCCGTGGATGCGCGGTTCGCCGCCGCGATCGACGAACGCATCGTCCGCATCCTCGCCGAGCGCCCGATCGTGTCCCTGCCGTCGCTCTCGGAGACGCGCGCCGTGCTCGTCGAGCGGACCCGCGCCGGCGTCGGCAGCTGGTACGAGTTCTTCCCGCGGTCGGAGGGCGCCAAGAAGCTCGCCGACGGCTCGTGGAAGTCGGGCACGTTCCGCACCGCGGCCAAGCGCCTGCCGGAGATCGCCGCGATGGGCTTCGACGTCGTCTACCTCCCGCCGATCCACCCGATCGGGCGCACGTTCCGCAAGGGCCCGAACAACACGCTCGACGCCGGACCGAACGATCCCGGCTCCCCGTGGGCGATCGGATCCGCGGAGGGCGGTCACGACGCCATCCACCCCGACCTCGGCACCGAGAAGGACTTCGCCCACTTCCTCGGAAAGGCCAAGCAAGCAGGCCTCGAGGTCGCGCTCGACCTCGCCCTGCAGGCCTCCCCCGACCACCCCTGGGTCACCGAGCACCCGGAGTGGTTCACGACGCTGCCGGACGGCACGATCGCGTACGCGGAGAACCCGCCGAAGAAATACCAGGACATCTACCCCATCAACTTCGACAACGACTACGACGGCCTCCGGGCCGAGGTGCTGCGCATCGTGCGGCACTGGATGTCGCTGGGCGTACGGATCTTCCGCGTGGACAACCCGCACACCAAACCGCTGCATTTCTGGGAGTGGCTGATCCACACGGTCAACGCCACCGACCCGGACGTCGTGTTCCTCGCGGAGGCGTTCACCCGCCCCGCTCTGCTGCACACGCTCGCCAAGGCCGGGTTCCAGCAGTCGTACACCTACTTCACCTGGCGCAACACGAAAGAGGAGCTCGAGGAGTTCCTCGACGGCCTCGCCCACGACACGGCCGACTTCCTGCGCCCGAACCTGTTCGTCAACACCCCCGACATCCTCACGGAGTACCTCCAGTTCGGCGGGCCGGCGGCGTTCAAGGTGCGCGCCGCGATCGCCGCGACGGGCGCGCCGACCTGGGGCGTCTACTCCGGCTACGAGCTGTTCGAGAACGTCGCACGCCCGGGCGCCGAGGAGTACATCGACAACGAGAAGTACGAGTACCGCCCACGTGACTACACACGCGCGCAGACACTCGGCCGCTCTCTCGCTCCGTACCTGACGATGCTCAACCGCACCCGCAGCGAGCACCCTGCCCTGCGGCAGTTGCGCAACCTGCACGTGCACGGCAGCGAGGACGACGCGATCCTCGTCTACTCCAAGCACCTGCCGGGCGCGTTCACCCGCAGCGGCAAGGCGGACACGGTGCTCGTGGTCGCCAACGTCGACCCGCACTCCGTGCGCGAGACCGTCGTCCACCTCGACGTCGCCGCGCTCGGGCTCCCGGTCGGCTCGACGTTCGAGGTCAAGGACGTCGTCACCGGCCAGCGCTGGACCTGGGGGGCCGACAACTACGTCCGCCTCGACGCCTTCACCGAACCCGTGCACATCCTGGTCGTCAAGCCGCTCTGA